In Mycobacterium sp. Aquia_216, a genomic segment contains:
- a CDS encoding fatty acyl-AMP ligase: MSRFTEKMFHNARISKKGMVTGDPHAPVRHTWGEVHERARCIAGGLAAAGIGLGDAVGVLAGFPVEIAPTAQGLWMRGASLTMLHQPTPRTDLAVWAEDTMNVIGMIEADVVIVSEPFLVAIPVLEEKGINVLTVTDLLASEPIDPIEVGEDDLALMQLTSGSTGSPKAVQITHRNIYSNAEAMFIGAQYDIDNDVMVSWLPCFHDMGMVGFLTIPMYFGAELVKVTPMDFLRDALLWAKLIDKYKGTMTAAPNFAYALLAKRLRRQAKPGDFDLSTLRFALSGAEPVEPADVEDLLDAGKPFGLRSSAILPAYGMAETTLAVSFSECNAGLVVDEVDADLLAALRRAVPATKGNTRRLATLGPLLKDLEARIIDEQGNVMPPRGVGVIELRGESLTPGYLTMGGFISAQDEHGWYDTGDLGYINEDGHIVVCGRVKDVIIMAGRNIYPTDIERAACRVDGVRPGCAVAVRLDAGHSRETFAVAVESNAFQDPAAVRRMEHEVAREVLKEVDMRPRNVVVLGPGTIPKTPSGKLRRSNSVTLVTG, translated from the coding sequence GTGAGCAGGTTTACCGAGAAGATGTTCCACAACGCCCGCATTTCGAAGAAGGGCATGGTTACCGGTGATCCGCACGCGCCCGTCCGCCACACCTGGGGCGAGGTTCACGAGCGTGCCCGCTGCATCGCGGGCGGCTTGGCCGCCGCGGGCATCGGCCTCGGCGACGCCGTCGGCGTGCTCGCCGGCTTCCCGGTAGAGATCGCCCCGACCGCGCAGGGCCTGTGGATGCGCGGAGCCAGCCTGACCATGCTCCACCAGCCCACCCCGCGGACGGACCTGGCCGTGTGGGCTGAGGACACGATGAACGTCATCGGCATGATCGAGGCCGACGTGGTGATCGTCTCCGAGCCCTTCCTGGTCGCCATCCCGGTACTGGAGGAGAAGGGCATCAACGTCCTGACCGTCACCGACCTGCTGGCGTCGGAGCCGATCGACCCGATCGAGGTCGGCGAAGACGATCTCGCGCTGATGCAGCTGACGTCCGGATCGACCGGCTCGCCGAAGGCCGTCCAGATCACCCACCGCAACATCTACTCCAACGCCGAGGCGATGTTCATCGGCGCGCAGTACGACATCGACAACGACGTGATGGTCAGCTGGCTGCCCTGCTTCCACGACATGGGCATGGTCGGCTTCCTCACCATCCCGATGTACTTCGGCGCGGAGCTGGTCAAGGTCACCCCGATGGACTTCCTGCGTGACGCGCTGCTGTGGGCCAAGCTGATCGACAAGTACAAGGGCACCATGACCGCGGCGCCCAACTTCGCGTACGCGCTGCTGGCCAAGCGGCTGCGCCGCCAGGCCAAGCCCGGCGACTTCGACCTGTCGACGCTGCGGTTCGCGCTGTCCGGCGCCGAGCCCGTCGAGCCCGCCGACGTCGAGGACCTGCTGGACGCTGGAAAGCCGTTCGGCCTGAGGTCATCGGCGATTCTGCCGGCCTACGGCATGGCCGAGACGACGCTGGCCGTGTCGTTCTCGGAGTGCAACGCCGGTTTGGTCGTCGACGAGGTGGACGCCGATCTGCTGGCCGCCCTGCGCCGGGCCGTGCCCGCGACCAAGGGCAACACCCGCCGGCTGGCCACCCTCGGCCCGCTGCTGAAGGATCTCGAGGCGCGCATCATCGACGAGCAGGGCAATGTGATGCCACCGCGCGGCGTCGGCGTCATCGAGCTGCGCGGCGAGTCGCTGACGCCTGGCTACCTGACCATGGGCGGCTTCATCTCGGCCCAGGACGAGCACGGCTGGTACGACACCGGCGACCTCGGCTACATCAACGAAGACGGCCACATCGTGGTCTGCGGCCGCGTCAAGGACGTCATCATCATGGCGGGCCGCAACATCTATCCGACCGACATCGAGCGGGCCGCTTGCCGGGTCGACGGGGTCCGCCCCGGTTGCGCCGTGGCGGTCCGCCTGGACGCCGGCCACTCCCGCGAGACGTTCGCCGTGGCGGTCGAGTCCAACGCCTTCCAGGACCCGGCCGCGGTGCGCCGGATGGAGCACGAGGTCGCCCGCGAGGTGCTCAAAGAGGTCGACATGCGGCCCCGCAACGTTGTGGTGCTCGGTCCCGGGACCATCCCCAAGACGCCGTCGGGCAAGCTGCGCCGGTCCAACTCCGTCACCCTGGTCACCGGCTAG